The Collimonas fungivorans Ter331 genome has a segment encoding these proteins:
- a CDS encoding voltage-gated chloride channel family protein yields MKNTKYPEQLLMLVYLARWLILASVVGALAGLASAVLLLSLEWATDTRNAHRWLLWLLPLAGFAVGLIYHLLGKSVEGGNNLLIDEIHDPQRIVPKRMAPLILLGTVITHLFGGSAGREGTAVQMGGALADMVTRIGRLGPDERRILLMAGISAGFASVFGTPLAGAVFGLEVLAIGRLRYDAILPCFIAAIISDQVPALLGVHHTHYAIPLVPHFSIGIFAATLAAGIVFGLVGMVFAQATHGLSRLVKCLVKFPPLRPFVGGVAVLLLALLPGTDKYLGLGIPTIVEAFEKPLPLYDFAGKIVFTVVTLASGFKGGEVTPLFYIGATLGNALAQLLAMPIPVLAGLGFVAVFAGAANTPIASTIMAIELFGPEIGVLAGIACVVSYLFSGHTGIYHAQRIGHGKRGGKTDKTDSGIG; encoded by the coding sequence ATGAAAAATACAAAATACCCTGAACAGCTGCTGATGCTGGTGTATCTCGCGCGCTGGCTGATATTGGCTTCCGTGGTCGGCGCCCTGGCCGGCCTGGCGTCGGCGGTGCTGCTGCTGTCGCTGGAATGGGCCACGGATACCCGCAACGCCCATCGCTGGCTGTTGTGGCTGCTGCCGCTGGCGGGGTTTGCGGTGGGGCTGATTTACCACCTGCTGGGCAAATCGGTGGAAGGCGGCAACAACCTGCTGATCGATGAAATCCACGATCCGCAGCGCATCGTGCCCAAGCGCATGGCGCCGCTGATCTTGCTGGGCACCGTGATCACCCATCTGTTCGGCGGTTCCGCCGGCCGTGAAGGCACGGCGGTACAGATGGGCGGCGCCCTGGCCGACATGGTCACCCGCATCGGCCGGCTGGGGCCGGACGAGCGGCGCATCCTGCTGATGGCCGGCATCAGCGCCGGTTTTGCTTCGGTGTTCGGCACGCCGCTGGCCGGCGCCGTGTTCGGACTGGAAGTGCTGGCCATCGGCCGCCTGCGCTACGACGCCATCCTGCCTTGCTTCATCGCCGCCATCATCAGCGACCAGGTGCCGGCTTTGCTGGGGGTGCACCATACCCATTATGCGATTCCCCTCGTGCCCCATTTCAGCATCGGGATCTTCGCCGCGACGCTGGCGGCCGGCATCGTGTTCGGCCTGGTCGGCATGGTGTTCGCGCAAGCGACCCACGGTTTGTCGCGCCTGGTCAAGTGCCTCGTCAAATTCCCGCCGCTGCGGCCGTTCGTCGGCGGCGTGGCGGTGCTGTTGCTGGCTTTGCTGCCGGGCACGGACAAATACCTGGGGCTGGGGATTCCGACCATCGTCGAGGCTTTCGAGAAACCGCTGCCGCTGTATGACTTTGCCGGCAAGATCGTTTTCACGGTGGTGACCCTGGCTTCCGGTTTCAAGGGCGGGGAAGTGACGCCGCTGTTCTATATCGGCGCTACGCTGGGCAACGCCCTGGCGCAGTTATTGGCGATGCCGATTCCAGTGCTGGCAGGGCTGGGATTCGTGGCGGTATTCGCCGGCGCTGCCAATACCCCGATTGCGTCGACCATCATGGCGATCGAATTGTTCGGGCCGGAAATCGGCGTGCTGGCAGGCATTGCCTGCGTCGTCAGCTATCTGTTTTCCGGCCATACCGGGATTTATCATGCGCAGCGGATAGGCCATGGCAAGCGCGGCGGCAAGACGGATAAAACCGATAGCGGGATTGGATAG
- a CDS encoding LysR family transcriptional regulator: protein MNIERLSLDQLRVFAQVADSGSFLAAAKALKRAQSAVSYAISTLESQLGLPLFDRSSYRPQLTAAGIELLRDARQVLDQVDALQARAAAYAHGQELEITLALDVFFPTSALVALLADFQLAFPGVTVRLEIEALGSVAERVLDGVAMLGVLGTLPIVPPNLLRISLPTVLLVGVVSPAHALAQISGRIPGHVLEQQVQLVLSDRSALTANQDFSVHSSLSWRMSDLGTKHALLRAGMGWGYMPRHVVADDLASGRLVRILTAGHPPEGAALPMQCVYRPDREVGPALAWWLDALAQLTSFDPA, encoded by the coding sequence ATGAATATAGAACGGCTGTCGCTGGATCAATTGCGGGTATTCGCCCAAGTGGCCGACAGCGGCAGTTTCCTGGCCGCGGCAAAGGCGCTGAAGCGGGCCCAGTCGGCGGTCAGTTATGCGATCAGCACCTTGGAAAGCCAGCTTGGGCTGCCGCTGTTCGACCGCAGCAGCTACCGGCCGCAGCTGACCGCGGCCGGCATCGAGCTGCTGCGCGATGCGCGCCAGGTGCTGGACCAGGTCGATGCCTTGCAGGCGCGCGCCGCCGCCTATGCGCACGGCCAGGAGCTGGAGATCACGCTGGCGCTGGATGTGTTTTTCCCGACCTCGGCCCTGGTGGCCCTGCTGGCCGATTTCCAGCTGGCGTTTCCCGGCGTTACGGTGCGCCTGGAGATTGAAGCGCTGGGTTCGGTCGCCGAACGCGTGCTCGACGGCGTGGCGATGCTGGGTGTGCTCGGCACCTTGCCCATCGTTCCCCCCAATCTGTTGCGCATCAGCTTGCCGACGGTGTTGCTGGTCGGCGTGGTGTCGCCGGCCCATGCGCTGGCGCAGATCAGCGGCCGCATCCCCGGCCATGTGCTGGAACAGCAGGTGCAGCTGGTGCTGAGCGACCGCAGCGCGCTCACCGCCAACCAGGATTTTTCGGTGCATTCTTCCTTGTCATGGCGCATGAGCGACCTCGGCACCAAGCATGCCTTGCTGCGTGCCGGCATGGGCTGGGGCTATATGCCGCGGCACGTGGTGGCCGATGACCTGGCGAGCGGCCGGCTGGTGCGTATCCTGACTGCCGGCCATCCGCCGGAAGGGGCAGCGCTGCCGATGCAATGCGTGTACCGGCCGGATCGTGAAGTTGGACCCGCTCTCGCCTGGTGGCTGGATGCATTGGCGCAGCTGACCAGCTTCGATCCGGCCTGA
- a CDS encoding DoxX family protein, with product MQISPTLYRIGRVLLASLFVISGLLKITAFSGVVGYMSSLGIPFATFAVLITILVEVGGGLAIMTGWNARPAALIVALFTVGATLSAHRFWQADPASMQNQLNHFLKNISIIGALLMLAAVDTDSKK from the coding sequence ATGCAAATTTCGCCAACACTGTATCGCATCGGCCGGGTTCTGCTGGCTTCCCTGTTCGTCATTTCCGGCCTCCTGAAGATCACCGCGTTTTCCGGCGTGGTGGGCTACATGAGCAGCCTCGGCATCCCCTTCGCGACGTTCGCCGTACTGATCACCATCCTGGTCGAAGTCGGCGGCGGACTGGCGATCATGACCGGCTGGAACGCCCGTCCGGCGGCGCTCATAGTGGCGCTGTTCACTGTGGGCGCCACTCTGTCGGCGCACCGCTTCTGGCAAGCCGATCCGGCCAGCATGCAAAACCAGCTGAATCATTTCCTGAAAAACATCTCGATCATCGGCGCCTTGCTGATGCTGGCCGCGGTCGATACGGATTCGAAAAAATAA
- a CDS encoding pirin family protein, with the protein MNKPVFNRQLERLVTGIDTQDGAGVSLVRVLTNDLQRRLDPFLMLDNFHSDKPEDYLAGFPDHPHRGFETVTYMLAGRMRHRDNAGNEGLLQAGGVQWMTAGSGLVHSELPEQEDGLMSGFQLWLNLASGDKMVAPSYRDLQADEIPQVSPQPGVKVKVIAGSAFGTAGAVQRPHTEPLYLDVQLESGQQLDLPIPAGHNAFLYVFEGGLSIGADSRSAPAGRMAILSNVADAAGVSLQAQGNSRFLLIAGKPLNEPIAQWGPFVMNTREQVEQAIQDFRDGKI; encoded by the coding sequence ATGAACAAGCCAGTTTTCAACCGCCAGCTCGAACGCCTGGTCACCGGCATCGATACCCAGGACGGCGCCGGCGTCAGCCTGGTGCGGGTCCTCACCAACGACCTGCAGCGCCGGCTCGATCCGTTCCTGATGCTCGACAACTTCCATTCGGACAAGCCGGAAGACTACCTCGCCGGTTTTCCCGACCATCCGCACCGCGGCTTCGAAACCGTGACCTACATGCTGGCGGGGCGCATGCGCCATCGCGACAATGCCGGCAACGAAGGTTTGCTGCAGGCCGGCGGCGTGCAATGGATGACGGCGGGCAGCGGGCTGGTGCATTCCGAACTGCCGGAACAGGAAGACGGCCTGATGAGCGGTTTCCAGCTGTGGCTCAACCTGGCTTCGGGCGACAAGATGGTCGCTCCCAGCTACCGCGACCTGCAAGCCGATGAAATTCCGCAGGTTTCGCCGCAGCCCGGCGTCAAGGTGAAAGTGATTGCCGGTTCCGCTTTCGGCACCGCCGGCGCGGTGCAACGGCCGCATACCGAGCCGCTGTACCTGGACGTGCAGCTGGAAAGCGGCCAGCAGCTGGATTTGCCGATCCCGGCCGGCCATAACGCCTTCCTGTATGTGTTCGAAGGCGGGCTGAGCATCGGTGCCGACAGCCGCAGCGCACCGGCCGGCCGCATGGCGATCCTGAGCAATGTTGCCGATGCCGCCGGCGTCAGCCTGCAGGCGCAAGGCAACAGCCGCTTCCTGCTGATTGCAGGCAAGCCGCTCAACGAGCCGATCGCCCAGTGGGGGCCGTTCGTGATGAACACCCGCGAACAGGTGGAACAGGCGATCCAGGATTTCCGCGACGGCAAGATCTGA
- a CDS encoding alanyl-tRNA editing protein, with product MTRKLFWQDPYRTTLTTRVSAVDNDRIRLAETIFFAFSGGQESDHGTLAGHPVLSAEKDGLEILYTLAPGHGLQAGSEVEIVIDWERRYRLMRLHFAAEMVLQLVYKLRPGIERIGAHISADKGRIDFAHEGSIAVLLPQVETEVAALLQADLPIVTAFTDEATQRRYWEVAGFARMACGGTHPRSTAEVGALRLKRKNIGKGKERIEISLGGNPLDGTLLAAI from the coding sequence ATGACCCGCAAGCTCTTCTGGCAAGATCCCTACCGCACCACGCTGACCACCCGAGTCAGCGCCGTCGACAATGACCGCATCCGTCTCGCAGAAACCATCTTCTTCGCCTTTTCCGGCGGCCAGGAAAGCGACCATGGCACCCTGGCCGGCCACCCCGTGCTGTCGGCGGAAAAAGACGGCCTGGAGATTCTCTACACGCTGGCGCCCGGACATGGCCTGCAGGCCGGCAGCGAAGTCGAGATCGTGATCGACTGGGAACGCCGCTATCGCCTGATGCGGCTGCACTTCGCCGCCGAGATGGTGCTGCAGCTGGTATACAAGCTGCGGCCAGGCATAGAGCGCATCGGCGCCCATATCTCGGCCGACAAGGGACGTATCGATTTTGCCCATGAAGGCAGCATCGCCGTGCTGCTGCCGCAGGTGGAAACCGAAGTGGCTGCCCTGCTCCAGGCCGACCTGCCTATCGTCACCGCGTTTACCGATGAGGCGACGCAACGGCGCTACTGGGAAGTCGCAGGATTCGCCAGGATGGCTTGCGGCGGCACCCATCCGCGCTCGACCGCGGAAGTCGGCGCGCTCAGGCTGAAACGCAAGAATATCGGCAAGGGCAAGGAGCGCATAGAAATCAGCTTGGGCGGCAATCCGTTGGACGGCACTCTGTTGGCAGCTATTTAG
- a CDS encoding Lrp/AsnC ligand binding domain-containing protein produces the protein MRIYKESSRTLDKLDRHILRLLQQDGRMSMKDLGEQVGLSITPCIERVKRMERDGVIDGYYARVNPAAVGAKLLVFVEITLNQKSAHAFEQFRREVLRIPEVLECHLVSGDFDYLIKARIREMAEYRKLLGDMLLQLPGAAQSKSYVVMEEIKETLALSMETK, from the coding sequence ATGAGAATCTACAAGGAATCGAGCCGCACCCTGGACAAGCTGGACCGCCACATCTTGCGTCTGCTGCAGCAGGACGGCCGCATGTCGATGAAGGACCTGGGCGAGCAGGTCGGCTTGTCGATCACGCCGTGCATCGAACGCGTCAAGCGCATGGAACGCGACGGCGTCATCGACGGTTATTACGCGCGCGTCAACCCGGCCGCGGTCGGCGCCAAGCTGCTGGTTTTTGTTGAGATTACGCTGAATCAGAAATCGGCGCATGCGTTTGAACAGTTCCGGCGCGAAGTGTTGCGCATTCCGGAGGTGCTCGAGTGCCACCTGGTGTCCGGCGATTTCGATTACCTGATCAAGGCCCGCATCCGCGAGATGGCGGAATACCGCAAGCTGCTGGGCGACATGCTGCTGCAGCTGCCCGGAGCGGCGCAGTCCAAGAGTTATGTCGTGATGGAAGAAATCAAGGAGACGCTGGCGTTGTCGATGGAAACTAAATAG
- a CDS encoding D-amino acid dehydrogenase, with protein MRVLILGSGVVGVTSAYYLARAGHEVTVIDRLPGPAQDTSFANAGQISPGYASPWAAPGIPLKALKWMLQEHAPLSITPDGTLFQLRWMWQMLRNCSAARYAVNKERMVRLAEYSRDCFKVLRADTGIAYEGRQLGTMQVFRSQQQLDDAAKDIQVLQDTGVPFELLTPDQLALAEPALDAVKHKLSGALRLPNDETGDCQMFTTRLAKMAEELGVRFRYNLQIDALTLANGEIAGVQCGPEHLQADRYVVALGAYSTGFLGSLVDIPVYPLKGYSITVPIVDAEAAPVSTVLDETYKIAITRFDDRIRVGGMAEIVGFNKTLKPKRRATLEMVVNDLFPGAGNTAAASFWTGLRPMTPDGTPIVGATHIRNLFLNTGHGTLGWTMSCGSAQLLADLISGKRPAIASDDLAVGRYSKHGAQSEHPAYA; from the coding sequence ATGCGGGTGCTCATCCTAGGCAGCGGCGTGGTCGGCGTCACCAGCGCCTATTACCTGGCCCGTGCCGGCCACGAAGTCACCGTCATCGACCGCCTGCCGGGCCCGGCGCAAGACACCAGTTTTGCCAACGCCGGCCAGATCTCGCCAGGCTACGCCTCGCCCTGGGCCGCGCCCGGGATTCCGCTGAAAGCACTGAAGTGGATGCTGCAAGAGCATGCACCGCTCTCGATCACCCCCGACGGCACCCTGTTCCAGCTGCGCTGGATGTGGCAGATGCTGCGCAACTGCAGCGCCGCCCGCTATGCCGTCAACAAGGAACGCATGGTGCGCCTGGCCGAATACAGCCGCGACTGTTTCAAGGTGTTGCGCGCCGATACCGGCATCGCCTACGAAGGCCGCCAGCTCGGCACCATGCAGGTGTTCCGCAGCCAGCAGCAGCTGGACGACGCCGCCAAGGATATCCAGGTGTTGCAAGACACTGGCGTGCCGTTCGAATTGCTGACGCCGGACCAGCTGGCGCTGGCCGAACCCGCGCTGGACGCAGTCAAGCATAAGCTGAGCGGCGCCCTGCGCCTGCCTAACGATGAGACCGGCGACTGCCAGATGTTCACTACGCGGCTGGCGAAGATGGCCGAAGAACTCGGCGTGCGCTTCCGCTACAACCTGCAGATCGATGCGCTGACGCTGGCCAACGGCGAAATCGCCGGCGTCCAGTGCGGTCCGGAGCACCTGCAGGCCGATCGTTACGTGGTGGCGCTGGGCGCCTATTCCACCGGTTTCCTCGGCTCGCTGGTGGATATCCCGGTGTACCCGCTGAAGGGCTATTCGATCACGGTGCCGATCGTCGACGCCGAAGCGGCGCCGGTCTCGACCGTGCTCGACGAAACCTACAAGATCGCCATCACCCGTTTCGACGACCGCATCCGGGTCGGCGGCATGGCGGAGATCGTCGGCTTCAACAAGACCCTCAAGCCGAAACGCCGCGCGACCCTGGAAATGGTGGTCAACGACCTGTTCCCGGGCGCCGGCAACACCGCCGCCGCCAGTTTCTGGACCGGCTTGCGGCCGATGACGCCGGACGGCACGCCGATCGTCGGCGCCACCCATATCCGCAACCTGTTCCTCAACACCGGCCACGGCACGCTCGGCTGGACCATGTCTTGCGGTTCCGCGCAACTGCTGGCGGACCTGATTTCCGGCAAGCGGCCGGCGATTGCCTCGGACGACCTGGCGGTCGGACGCTACAGCAAGCACGGCGCGCAAAGCGAGCATCCTGCATACGCCTGA
- the alr gene encoding alanine racemase codes for MQPQAAHAGAILTVDLGALRSNYRLLRKQAGSALCGAAVKADAYGLGAARVGPALAAEGCRHFFVAHLDEGIALRPHLPATAQIFVLHGPPPGAEQEFISHGLLPVLNSLQQIQGWHALAQMLQRPLPAIVQVDSGMSRMGLPAAEAEAWLADPRYLQTIPPLFLMSHLACAEHQDHPMNASQLARFNTLRQRLLQVPASLANSSGIFLGSDYQFDLVRPGAALYGIAPVAGAANPLQPVAALHGRILQTRSIERGDHVGYGISYSATEQRQIATVGVGYADGWLRGMSNRGLVFIDGRAVPMVGTVSMDSITIDVTGIAAERLQAGALVELIGPHRPVDDVARLAGTIGYEILTGLGHRYHREYIGGL; via the coding sequence ATGCAACCTCAAGCGGCACACGCAGGCGCTATCCTGACGGTCGACCTCGGCGCCCTGCGCAGCAACTATCGCCTGCTGCGCAAGCAAGCCGGATCGGCACTATGCGGCGCGGCCGTCAAGGCCGACGCCTACGGCCTGGGCGCAGCACGGGTCGGACCGGCGCTGGCGGCGGAAGGCTGCCGCCACTTTTTTGTCGCCCATCTCGACGAGGGCATTGCGCTGCGGCCGCATTTGCCGGCCACCGCACAGATATTCGTATTACACGGGCCGCCGCCCGGCGCAGAGCAGGAATTCATCAGCCACGGCCTGCTGCCGGTGCTCAACAGCCTGCAGCAGATCCAGGGCTGGCACGCGCTGGCGCAAATGCTGCAGCGGCCATTGCCGGCCATCGTCCAGGTCGACAGCGGCATGTCGCGCATGGGATTGCCGGCGGCCGAAGCCGAAGCCTGGCTGGCCGATCCGCGTTACCTGCAAACCATCCCGCCGCTGTTCCTGATGAGCCACCTGGCTTGCGCCGAACACCAGGACCATCCGATGAACGCCAGCCAGCTGGCGCGCTTCAATACATTGCGCCAGCGCTTGCTGCAAGTGCCGGCCAGCCTGGCCAACTCTTCCGGGATTTTCCTCGGCAGCGACTACCAGTTCGACCTGGTTCGTCCGGGCGCAGCCTTGTACGGCATCGCGCCGGTGGCCGGCGCCGCCAATCCGCTGCAGCCGGTGGCCGCCCTGCACGGCCGCATCCTGCAAACCCGTAGCATCGAACGCGGCGACCATGTCGGCTACGGCATCAGCTACAGCGCCACCGAACAACGGCAGATCGCCACCGTCGGCGTCGGTTACGCCGACGGCTGGCTGCGCGGCATGAGCAACCGCGGCCTGGTGTTCATCGACGGCCGGGCGGTGCCTATGGTCGGCACCGTCTCCATGGATTCGATCACCATCGATGTCACCGGCATCGCCGCCGAGCGGCTGCAGGCCGGCGCCCTGGTCGAACTGATCGGCCCGCACCGTCCGGTCGACGACGTCGCGCGGCTGGCCGGCACCATCGGCTACGAAATCCTGACCGGCCTCGGCCACCGCTATCACCGCGAATACATCGGCGGATTGTAG
- a CDS encoding ArgE/DapE family deacylase: MTKTALSAQLASWIDEHFDEEVGFLQTIVRIPTDTPPGNNAPHADAVAELVTAWGWQAEKHPVPAAVVRDYGMESITNLIIRRQYAGAGPVLALNAHGDVVPPGEGWTKQPYGGEIENGRIYGRATTVSKGDFATYIFAVRALEALGVPLKGALELHFTYDEEFGGLLGPAWLLEKQLTKPDLVIGPGFSYNVVIAHNACLQFEVTVHGKATHGSMPETGHDALQAATKVLQAIYAKLPDLKKISSAIPGITHPTMIVGRIDGGTNTNVVPGKVVLKMDRRMIPEEDPVAVEAEVRAMIAAAVADLPGIRVDIKRLLLARALRPLPGHEKLLASVQKNAQAVLGEAIPANGSALYTDARLYGEHGIPVVLYGAGPRTLMESNAKQADENLALDDLRKATKVVALTLLDFLAQ, translated from the coding sequence ATGACTAAAACAGCGTTATCCGCACAGCTCGCCAGCTGGATCGACGAACACTTTGACGAAGAAGTCGGATTCCTGCAAACCATCGTCCGCATTCCCACCGACACTCCGCCCGGCAACAATGCACCGCACGCCGATGCCGTGGCCGAGCTGGTCACCGCCTGGGGTTGGCAAGCCGAGAAACATCCCGTGCCGGCAGCCGTCGTCAGGGACTACGGCATGGAAAGCATCACCAACCTGATCATCCGCCGCCAGTATGCCGGCGCCGGCCCGGTGCTGGCGCTGAACGCCCATGGCGACGTGGTGCCGCCGGGCGAAGGCTGGACCAAGCAGCCGTACGGTGGAGAAATCGAAAACGGCCGCATCTACGGCCGCGCCACCACGGTGTCGAAAGGCGATTTTGCTACCTACATTTTTGCCGTGCGCGCGCTGGAAGCGCTCGGCGTGCCGCTCAAGGGCGCGCTGGAACTGCACTTCACCTACGACGAAGAATTCGGCGGCTTGCTGGGGCCGGCCTGGCTGCTGGAAAAGCAGCTGACCAAACCCGACCTGGTGATCGGCCCCGGCTTCAGCTACAACGTCGTCATCGCGCATAACGCCTGCCTGCAATTCGAGGTGACGGTGCACGGCAAGGCGACCCACGGTTCGATGCCAGAAACCGGCCACGATGCGTTGCAGGCCGCGACCAAGGTTTTGCAGGCGATCTACGCCAAGCTGCCCGACTTGAAAAAAATCAGCTCGGCAATTCCCGGCATCACCCATCCGACCATGATCGTCGGCCGCATCGACGGCGGCACCAACACCAATGTGGTGCCGGGCAAAGTGGTGCTGAAGATGGATCGCCGCATGATTCCGGAAGAAGATCCGGTGGCGGTCGAAGCCGAGGTACGGGCCATGATCGCCGCGGCGGTCGCCGACCTGCCCGGCATCCGCGTCGACATCAAACGCCTGTTGCTGGCGCGCGCCCTACGCCCCTTGCCTGGCCATGAAAAACTGCTGGCCAGCGTGCAAAAGAATGCGCAGGCCGTGTTAGGCGAAGCGATCCCGGCCAACGGTTCGGCGCTCTACACCGATGCCCGCCTGTACGGCGAACATGGCATTCCTGTTGTGCTGTACGGCGCCGGTCCGCGCACCCTGATGGAATCGAACGCCAAACAGGCCGATGAGAATCTTGCGCTGGACGATCTGCGCAAGGCCACCAAAGTGGTGGCGCTGACTTTGCTCGATTTCCTCGCACAGTAA
- a CDS encoding Bcr/CflA family multidrug efflux MFS transporter yields MTNTPATSASEKLLPGWLLLLGALTAIGSLSIDMYLPSFPTIAQQFGVGSNLVQLTLASFLVGLAVGQMFYGPLSDRFGRKPPLYVGMTLYLLGSLACMVSQDVVALILFRFLQGLGGCAGMVIARAVIRDRLGTTGAARAFSLMMLVMGLAPILAPLIGGSVLKFWGWRVIFGGLAAFGLFCLLAIHYTMQETLDRHKAEPLHLGRTLKQYGRLLLDRQFVAYSLVGGLIQGGMFAYITGSSFVLIELHGIKPEHFGFVFGTNAFGLIAASQINARLVGRYSLDTILGRALWLPALLSLFIALLVACGVNNLPILLVGFFGYLACYGFISPNASAIALSQQGKQAGTASALMGTLQFTLGITSGVGMSLWHDGTALPLMVVMATCGVGGLLLHRFVARPEHRRQLQTAAHS; encoded by the coding sequence ATGACAAACACACCTGCAACTTCAGCCTCGGAGAAACTGCTCCCGGGCTGGCTTCTTTTACTTGGCGCGCTGACCGCCATCGGCTCGCTGTCGATCGACATGTACCTGCCGAGCTTTCCGACCATCGCGCAGCAGTTCGGGGTCGGCAGCAACCTGGTGCAGCTGACCCTGGCCAGCTTCCTGGTCGGGCTGGCGGTCGGCCAGATGTTTTACGGGCCGCTGAGCGACCGTTTCGGCCGCAAGCCGCCGCTGTATGTCGGCATGACGCTGTACCTGCTGGGTTCGCTGGCCTGCATGGTGTCGCAAGACGTGGTTGCGCTGATACTGTTCCGTTTCCTGCAAGGCCTGGGCGGCTGCGCCGGCATGGTCATCGCGCGCGCCGTGATCCGCGACCGGCTCGGCACCACCGGCGCCGCCAGGGCGTTTTCGCTGATGATGCTGGTGATGGGCCTGGCGCCTATCCTGGCGCCGCTGATCGGCGGCAGCGTGCTCAAGTTCTGGGGCTGGCGCGTCATTTTCGGCGGCCTCGCCGCCTTCGGCCTGTTTTGCCTGCTGGCGATCCACTACACCATGCAGGAAACGCTGGACCGCCACAAGGCCGAGCCGCTGCACCTGGGCCGCACCCTGAAACAATACGGCCGGCTGCTGCTGGACCGCCAGTTCGTCGCCTACAGCCTGGTCGGCGGCCTGATCCAGGGCGGCATGTTCGCCTATATCACCGGTTCTTCTTTCGTGCTGATCGAGCTGCACGGCATCAAGCCCGAGCACTTCGGCTTCGTGTTCGGCACCAATGCCTTCGGCCTGATCGCCGCCTCGCAGATCAATGCCCGGCTGGTCGGCAGATATTCACTTGACACCATCCTCGGCCGCGCCCTCTGGCTGCCGGCGCTGCTGAGCCTGTTCATCGCGCTGCTGGTGGCTTGCGGCGTGAACAACCTGCCTATCCTGCTGGTCGGCTTCTTCGGCTATCTTGCCTGCTACGGTTTCATCAGTCCGAATGCATCGGCGATCGCCTTGTCGCAGCAAGGCAAGCAGGCCGGCACCGCGTCGGCGCTGATGGGCACCCTGCAGTTCACGCTCGGCATCACCTCCGGCGTCGGCATGAGCTTGTGGCATGACGGCACCGCCTTGCCGCTGATGGTGGTGATGGCGACCTGCGGCGTCGGCGGCTTGCTGCTGCATCGTTTCGTGGCGCGCCCTGAACATCGGCGCCAGCTGCAGACGGCAGCGCATTCATGA
- a CDS encoding diphthine--ammonia ligase: MIPQTAGALVSWSGGKDSCLALWRARQSGVRIERLVTALDENGQRARSHGVPPALLQAQADALGLPLVFYSASWQQYEEKFIAALRDAHGAGMRHAVFGDIDLQAHRDWEEKVCAQAGLQASLPLWNQPRRRLVDEFLALGFKALVVCVNGRHLPQDFCGREFDTAFLADLPPEVDACGENGEFHTFVYDGPAFAHPVPFRRDRISPYHSPPELGSTTYYFQELLAA, from the coding sequence ATGATCCCGCAAACAGCAGGCGCACTGGTGTCCTGGAGCGGCGGCAAGGATTCCTGCCTGGCGCTGTGGCGCGCGCGCCAGAGCGGCGTGCGGATCGAGCGCCTGGTTACCGCGCTGGATGAAAACGGCCAGCGCGCCCGTTCGCACGGCGTGCCGCCGGCCCTGCTGCAAGCGCAGGCGGATGCGCTCGGCTTGCCGCTGGTTTTTTACAGTGCCAGCTGGCAGCAGTATGAAGAAAAATTCATCGCCGCCTTGCGCGATGCCCATGGCGCCGGCATGCGCCACGCCGTATTCGGCGATATCGATCTGCAGGCGCATCGCGACTGGGAAGAAAAAGTCTGCGCCCAGGCCGGGTTGCAGGCCAGCCTGCCCTTGTGGAACCAGCCGCGGCGCCGGCTGGTGGATGAATTCCTGGCGCTCGGTTTCAAGGCGCTGGTGGTATGCGTCAATGGCAGGCACTTGCCGCAGGATTTTTGCGGGCGCGAATTCGATACCGCCTTTCTCGCCGACCTGCCGCCAGAAGTGGATGCCTGTGGCGAAAACGGCGAATTCCATACCTTTGTCTATGACGGCCCGGCGTTTGCCCACCCGGTTCCGTTTCGCCGCGACCGCATCAGTCCCTATCATTCGCCGCCCGAACTGGGCTCGACCACTTACTACTTTCAAGAATTGCTGGCGGCCTGA